Proteins encoded together in one Triticum dicoccoides isolate Atlit2015 ecotype Zavitan chromosome 7B, WEW_v2.0, whole genome shotgun sequence window:
- the LOC119337689 gene encoding uncharacterized protein LOC119337689 isoform X1: MQPYLSISPMLPDRADEVRPRPDPPRPPRAFQIRAVVELDPRPARHTMADVLKATSMDDIDDKDEEEDDHDMRDPTPEPDELDEEMSSPTSSSTMTASSSPTMTMRHRRVPRI; this comes from the exons ATGCAGCCATACCTCTCCATCTCTCCCATGTTGCCAGATCGAGCCGACGAGGTCCGTCCACGGCCAGATCCGCCACGGCCACCGAGGGCCTTCCAGATCCGCGCCGTCGTTGAGCTGGATCCACGCCCTGCTAGGCACACCATGGCCGACGTCCTCAAG GCGACCTCCATGGACGACATCGATGACAaggacgaggaggaagacgaccaTGACATGCGtgaccccacccccgagcccgacgAGCTTGACGAGGAGATGTCGAGTCCAACCTCGAGCTCGACCATGACGGCGTCGTCCAGCCCGACCATGACGATGCGCCACAGAAG GGTGCCCAGAATTTGA
- the LOC119337689 gene encoding uncharacterized protein LOC119337689 isoform X2 yields the protein MQPYLSISPMLPDRADEVRPRPDPPRPPRAFQIRAVVELDPRPARHTMADVLKATSMDDIDDKDEEEDDHDMRDPTPEPDELDEEMSSPTSSSTMTASSSPTMTMRHRRA from the exons ATGCAGCCATACCTCTCCATCTCTCCCATGTTGCCAGATCGAGCCGACGAGGTCCGTCCACGGCCAGATCCGCCACGGCCACCGAGGGCCTTCCAGATCCGCGCCGTCGTTGAGCTGGATCCACGCCCTGCTAGGCACACCATGGCCGACGTCCTCAAG GCGACCTCCATGGACGACATCGATGACAaggacgaggaggaagacgaccaTGACATGCGtgaccccacccccgagcccgacgAGCTTGACGAGGAGATGTCGAGTCCAACCTCGAGCTCGACCATGACGGCGTCGTCCAGCCCGACCATGACGATGCGCCACAGAAG GGCTTAG